A window of Desulfovibrio sp. Fe33 genomic DNA:
ACCTTCCAGAACATCCGCCTCTTTCAGAACATGACCGCGCTGGAAAACTGCATGGTCGCCCAGCACAGCCGGTCGAAATGCGGCGTTGCGGGCGCCATTCTGCGCAGCCCCGGCCAGCGGCGGGAGGAGGCGCGGATCATCGAGAAATCGCAGAAGGCGCTGGATTTCATGGGGCTGGGCCGCCGGGCCGACGAGGTGGCCTCCAATATGCCCTACGGCCATCAGCGCAGGCTGGAGATCGCCCGCGCCCTGGCCAGCGAGCCGCACACCATCCTGCTCGACGAACCGGCCGCCGGGCTGAATCCGGCGGAATCCAAGGAACTCATGGAATCCATCGGCCGGATAACCGACCTTGGCATCAACGTGCTCATGGTGGAGCACGACATGAAGGTCGTCATGGGCATCTGCAACCGCATCGTCGTGCTTGACCACGGTGTAATGATCGCCGAGGGGCGGCCTGAGGAAATTCAGCGGAACCCCGACGTGATCGAGGCATATTTGGGCCAGTAAGAGAGGCTGGCTGAACCGCAACGAATGGAGAGAGTGGTTATGAAACGTTTACTGGTACTCGCAGTGGCCATGCTCGCTCTGGGCTTGCTCCTCGCGGGCTGCGGCGGCGAAGAGAAGAAGGCCGATCAGGTCCTCAAGATCGGCACCATGTCGCCGCTGACCGGCCCCTATGCCGCCGACGGCAACGATATCCGCCAGGGCGCGGAAATCGCCGTCGAGGTCTTCAACGAGGCTGGAGGCATTCCCGGCTTCTCCAAGATCGAGATAGTTTCCGAGGACACCGCCTGCGATCCGAAACAGGCCGTCGCCGCAGCCAACAAGCTGATCAACGAGAAGGTCGCGGCCGTGGTCGGAGCATACTGCTCCAGCTCGACCATCCCTGCTTCCGAGACCCTGGCCGAGGAAAACATCATCATGCTGACCCCGGCCTCCACCAACCCGAAAGTCACCGAGCGCGGCCTGCCCTACATGTTCCGCACTTGCGGGCGTGACGACCATCAGGCCCCGGCCGCCGTCAAGTTCATGCAGAGCGTCGAGGGCGTGAAGAGCATCTTCATCGTGGACGACAAGACCACGTACTCCCAGGGGCTGGCCGAAGGCGTGGCCGCCGCCGCCACCGCCGCGGGCATCAACGTCCTGGAGCACGACCACGTCAACCAGGGCGACAAGGACTATTCCGCCGTGCTGACCAAGGTCAAGGCAGCTAATCCCGATCTGTTCTACATCTCCCTGCAAAACTCCGCCACCGGCGCGCTCATGGTCATCCAGGCCAAGCGCATGGGCATCACCGCCATCCTCATGGGCCAGGACGCCGTCTACCATCCCAAACTCATCGAGATCGCCAAGGCCGATTCCGAGGGCATGTACTGCACCTTCGG
This region includes:
- a CDS encoding branched-chain amino acid ABC transporter substrate-binding protein, encoding MKRLLVLAVAMLALGLLLAGCGGEEKKADQVLKIGTMSPLTGPYAADGNDIRQGAEIAVEVFNEAGGIPGFSKIEIVSEDTACDPKQAVAAANKLINEKVAAVVGAYCSSSTIPASETLAEENIIMLTPASTNPKVTERGLPYMFRTCGRDDHQAPAAVKFMQSVEGVKSIFIVDDKTTYSQGLAEGVAAAATAAGINVLEHDHVNQGDKDYSAVLTKVKAANPDLFYISLQNSATGALMVIQAKRMGITAILMGQDAVYHPKLIEIAKADSEGMYCTFGAIDKDAPKFKEFQSKYKALTGNEPGAYSAYSFDSATAYLMAVKAAGTTDPAKVREELLKLDFTGASKQINYQENGDSGSNYTVYKVQDGKFMPYWNSLTGEKY
- a CDS encoding ABC transporter ATP-binding protein produces the protein MANLILDDICVRFGGLQALTDVAFSVSEGEVVGLIGPNGAGKTTVFNVITGVYKASSGSVSYDGTKITGMRPYQVLSMGIARTFQNIRLFQNMTALENCMVAQHSRSKCGVAGAILRSPGQRREEARIIEKSQKALDFMGLGRRADEVASNMPYGHQRRLEIARALASEPHTILLDEPAAGLNPAESKELMESIGRITDLGINVLMVEHDMKVVMGICNRIVVLDHGVMIAEGRPEEIQRNPDVIEAYLGQ